The DNA segment TACGCTGTCAGCGACAACCTCTGTTACATACACGCGTTTACCGCTCTGGTCATCATAGCTGCGTGTCTGGATTCTTCCTTCCACACCAACCAGAGAGCCTTTATGAGTATACTGTGCTACGATATCCGCTGTTTTATTCCAGGCAACCGTGTTGATGAAATCAGCATCCGGCTGACCCTCCTGTTTGAAACGGCGGGTACATGCTACAGTAAATGAAACAACAGATGCACCGTTTGCAGTCTTACGCAAGACAGGATCCTTCGTTAAACGACCGACTAATACGACTCTATTGATCATATGTCCATCCTCCTAAGTCTTACTCTTCGTCCTGAGTTTTGATAATCATATAACGTACAATGCTGTGGTTGATACGTGCCAGACGCTCGAATTCATGAATTCCTTCGTTGTTGGCAGTTACGTTCATTACAACATAGTAACCTTTTTTCATGTGATTGATTTCATACGCGAACTCTTTCACGCCCCATTCGTCTACCTTGTCGATAGTACCTTCGTGGTCAGTAATGATTTTGTGTAAGCCATCCATTACCTTTGTGCGTGCTGCATCATCCAAAGATGCGTTCACGATGTACATGATTTCATATTTTTTCATTCTGTACACCTCCTCGTGGTCTTTAGGCCCTATATCCGTTATGTATAGAGCGGGGAGTAGAGATTTCTACCCGTTTACTAATTATATCACGGGGAAATGGTGAAAGTAAAGTGATAATTTGACTTTTTCCATAAGTTCAGAGTAGTAAGGCATTTCTAGATAAGAGAGGGATTGTACGTTTTCTACTTTTATCTTGTTTTTCTTCCTTATAATGATTCATTCGTAATCATATTCCTGATAATATCAACCTATCAATCGCATAATCAGGAAGCAATAGCATTCATATATATGGATTCTTTTTTCAAAACACCTAAATTTTCTTAATCCCTTATAAGCAAACGGTATGGAAAGCAAAAACAAAGCTGTATCAGCTTACAGGACGTATCATATTCGTTATACAACATATAGAGCAAATACATGATGTCAACGCTAACATGAGAAATATTTTTTTCATACTCTGGTTTTTTGATTTTTCTGTATTTCCGACAGGATATATGCTACACTGTAGATACAAAAAAGGAGAGGTTGGTCTATGAGAAACTATATAAATAATACAAGCCATTTACATGGTATTCATCCACAAAAGCCCCGGCCTTTCAGTAGCTCAACCGCTTGCTAGAAGCGTTTTTTCTTATGCTTTTAACAAGTTAAGTTATTCTTTCCCATCCCTGTGTAACACGCTGCAGCTGAACACCGCTTGTCGGCGGTAAGGACTGCCTTGTTTTTGTTGCATCCATTACAGCGTATGAAATTAAACAGCAGGTACTTCTATATGCTAATGAAAGCAACAGCAAAATAAGAGCTCCACCAGATCATATCCCTGAAATACAAATAGCAATATCAGAAAGAAAGGATATGATCATGAATACAAATACAGAGACAGCAGCTATGATTAGTTGTTATGATGATAAAAAGGCA comes from the Erysipelotrichaceae bacterium 66202529 genome and includes:
- the rpsF gene encoding 30S ribosomal protein S6, which gives rise to MKKYEIMYIVNASLDDAARTKVMDGLHKIITDHEGTIDKVDEWGVKEFAYEINHMKKGYYVVMNVTANNEGIHEFERLARINHSIVRYMIIKTQDEE
- the ssb gene encoding single-stranded DNA-binding protein, with the translated sequence MINRVVLVGRLTKDPVLRKTANGASVVSFTVACTRRFKQEGQPDADFINTVAWNKTADIVAQYTHKGSLVGVEGRIQTRSYDDQSGKRVYVTEVVADSVQFLESKSAAASNANSNAYVPDYEQGNNQGYQSDNSSSQSYSNDFTSSDTLDIASDDLPF